One window of the Delphinus delphis chromosome 20, mDelDel1.2, whole genome shotgun sequence genome contains the following:
- the CMTR2 gene encoding cap-specific mRNA (nucleoside-2'-O-)-methyltransferase 2: MSKCRKLPLGSSPETFSPDVLADIFELFAKNFSYGKPLNDEWQLPDSSEIFTCDHTEFNVFLDLKSSLNEVKNLLSDKKLDEWHEHTAFTNKAGKIISHVRKSVNAELCTQAWCKFHEILCSFPLIPQEAFQKGKLNSLHLCEAPGAFIASLNHYLKSHRFPCDWSWVANTLNPYHEANDNLMMITDDRLIANTLRCWYFGPDNTGDIMTLKYLTGLQNFISSMDTIHLITADGSFDCQGNPGEQEALVSSLHYCEAVTALMTLGSGGSFVLKMFTLFEHCSINLMYLLNCSFDKVHVFKPATSKAGNSEVYVVCLYYKGREAIYPLLSKMVLNFGPEMTRKALFPHHMIPESFLKRHEECCVFFHKYQLETISENIRLFECMGEGEKAKLNSLRDYAVQYFMQKFQLKPLSRNNWLVKKSNIGCSTNTKWFGQRNRYFKTYNERKMLETLSWKDKVAKGYFDSWAEEHAAYHPGQSALLEGTASNLECHLWQILQGKKLPRVNCSPFCDGEILKALNEAIEKSLGGALNLDSKFRPKQQYCCSCHIFSEELVFSEVFSLTKCLQDEQDVEPSNQVKCLLVGFPALQHVKIHIPLEVQLLESAELMTFSCSLLHDGDPAYQQLFLDCLLHSLQQLHTGDIMILPVLSCFTRFMAGLIFVLHSCFRFITFSCPTSSEPLKTCAVLLCVGYQDLPNPVFRYLQNVNELLSALVNSDAPQQVLQFVPMEVLLKGTLLDFLWDLNATIAKRHLHLIIQGEREEIISSLQL, translated from the coding sequence atgagTAAGTGCAGAAAGCTACcactgggttcaagtcctgagACATTCAGCCCAGATGTTCTTGCTGATATTTTTGAACTCTTTGCCAAGAACTTTTCTTATGGCAAGCCACTTAACGATGAGTGGCAGTTACCAGATTCCAGTGAGATTTTCACCTGTGACCACACGGAATTCAATGTGTTTCTTGATTTGAAGAGCTCCCTAAATGAAGTGAAAAACCTACTGAGTGATAAGAAATTGGATGAGTGGCATGAGCACACGGCTTTCACtaataaagctgggaaaataaTTTCTCATGTGAGAAAATCTGTGAACGCTGAACTTTGTACTCAAGCATGGTGTAAGTTTCATGAAATTTTGTGTAGCTTTCCACTTATTCCACAGGAAGCTTTTCAGAAGGGAAAACTGAATTCTCTACACCTTTGTGAAGCTCCTGGAGCTTTTATAGCTAGTCTCAATCACTACTTAAAATCCCATCGATTCCCCTGTGATTGGAGTTGGGTGGCTAATACTTTGAATCCATAccatgaagcaaatgacaatctTATGATGATTACGGATGACCGACTTATTGCAAATACCTTACGTTGCTGGTACTTTGGTCCAGATAACACCGGCGATATCATGACCTTGAAATATCTGACTGGACTTCAGAATTTCATAAGCAGCATGGATACCATTCACTTGATCACTGCAGATGGAAGTTTTGATTGCCAAGGAAACCCAGGTGAACAAGAAGCTTTAGTCTCTTCTTTGCATTACTGTGAAGCTGTCACTGCTCTGATGACTCTTGGAAGTGGTGGCTCTTTTGTTCTGAAGATGTTTACTTTGTTTGAACATTGTTCCATAAACCTGATGTACCTGCTAAACTGTTCTTTTGACAAAGTCCATGTTTTCAAACCTGCTACCAGCAAGGCAGGAAACTCAGAAGTCTATGTGGTATGTCTCTACTATAAGGGAAGAGAGGCAATCTATCCTCTTTTATCTAAGATGGTGCTGAATTTTGGGCCTGAAATGACCAGGAAAGCTCTCTTTCCCCATCACATGATTCCCGAATCTTTTCTTAAAAGACATGAAGAATGTTGTGTGTTCTTTCATAAATACCAGCTAGAGACTATTTCCGAGAACATTCGTCTGTTTGAGTGCatgggagaaggggaaaaagcAAAGCTGAATAGTTTAAGGGACTATGCTGTTCAGTATTTCATGCAAAAGTTTCAATTGAAGCCTCTTTCCAGAAATAATTGGCTAGTGAAAAAATCTAATATTGGTTGTAGTACAAATACAAAATGGTTTGGGCAGaggaacagatattttaaaacctaCAATGAAAGGAAAATGCTGGAAACCCTTTCATGGAAAGATAAGGTGGCCAAAGGGTACTTTGATAGTTGGGCTGAAGAACATGCTGCATATCATCCTGGGCAAAGTGCTCTTTTAGAAGGGACAGCTTCCAATCTTGAGTGTCACTTATGGCAGATTTTACAGGGAAAGAAACTGCCAAGGGTAAACTGTTCTCCTTTCTGTGATGGTGAAATTTTAAAGGCTCTTAATGAAGCAATTGAAAAGTCATTGGGAGGAGCCTTGAATTTGGATTCCAAGTTTAGGCCAAAACAGCAGTATTGTTGTTCTTGTCACATTTTTTCTGAAGAATTGGTATTTTCTGAGGTGTTTAGCCTTACAAAATGCCTTCAGGATGAGCAGGATGTAGAACCCAGCAACCAAGTAAAGTGCCTGCTTGTGGGTTTTCCAGCTCTCCAACATGTCAAAATACATATACCATTGGAAGTTCAGCTCTTGGAATCAGCTGAACTCATGACTTTTAGCTGTTCATTGCTTCATGATGGAGACCCAGCTTACCAGCAGTTATTTTTGGACTGCCTTCTACATTCATTGCAGCAGCTTCATACAGGAGATATTATGATTTTGCCTGTACTTTCTTGTTTTACAAGATTTATGGCTGGTTTGATCTTTGTACTCCACAGCTGTTTTAGATTCATCACGTTTTCTTGTCCCACCTCTTCCGAGCCCCTGAAGACTTGTGCAGTTCTGCTTTGTGTTGGTTATCAAGACCTTCCAAACCCAGTTTTCCGGTATCTGCAGAATGTGAATGAATTGTTGAGCGCTTTGGTTAACTCTGATGCACCCCAGCAGGTTTTACAGTTTGTGCCAATGGAGGTGCTCCTTAAGGGCACACTACTTGATTTTTTGTGGGATTTGAATGCTACCATTGCTAAAAGGCATTTGCATTTGATTattcaaggagagagagaagaaatcatCAGCAGCCTTCAGTTATGA